The genomic window AGAGGCAATAGAGATATTATTAATGGTGGAGCCACCAGAGGTGAGAATCTGTTTCATAGCTTCCGAGAATTTAACGTAGAAGCAGGGAGAGGTGCTTATTTTGAGAATCCTGCAGCCATACGCAACATTCTTAGTCGCGTCACCGGGAATAATCTATCTAATATACAGGGAGTATTGGGAGTACTCGGAAACGCCAATCTCTTCCTAATTAATCCTAATGGTATTATCTTTGGA from Gloeocapsa sp. PCC 73106 includes these protein-coding regions:
- a CDS encoding filamentous hemagglutinin N-terminal domain-containing protein, coding for MKLTTTLTCLIINNLVLVNPVVAQIAPDNTLGDENSRVENRGNRDIINGGATRGENLFHSFREFNVEAGRGAYFENPAAIRNILSRVTGNNLSNIQGVLGVLGNANLFLINPNGIIFGPNARLDMNGSFFGSSANSIVFSNFEFSTINPEAPPLLT